In Desulfarculaceae bacterium, the following are encoded in one genomic region:
- the ade gene encoding adenine deaminase has translation MSKSWTALQQERLAAARGDIPAELVFSGGRVVNVFTGKLERVGVAVHRGRVVGLGAYSGRREVKLHGAYLAPAFIEGHIHVESSLLAPASLASLMAPHGTCALVGDPHEIGNVMGLPGVEAMLAASARLPMTFYFTAPSCVPATGMEDSGADLEAADLSRLARHPRIIGLSEMMNFPGAAGGDPAVLAKLKAFRHKPRDGHAPLLSGKMLSAYLASGPESEHEAILLSEGAEKLARGMWLMIRQGTSAHNLEALLPLVNQRTERRCLLVSDDLEADTLAAEGHLDRLLRLAVAHGLDAMTALRLVTLNPARRFGLARRGGIAPGWRADLVVLEDLKQFSVRQTWFGGRLVAQDGQCLAPCRAAFPPGAKDTMHTGPLSAASFRVKATGRRARVIGVSPGQIITESLVEDAPVENGRLVADSARDLARLAVIERHHASGRVGHGLVKGLGLKRGALASTVGHDSHNLMVAGVDDQSMLTAARRLKELGGGWCVAHGKEILAELPLPIAGLMSDAPLEQLLSGLTELERAAAQVCSLASPFMALSFLALPVIPHLKLSDRGLIDVDAFQPVELFVD, from the coding sequence ATGAGCAAGAGCTGGACTGCCCTTCAGCAGGAGCGCCTGGCCGCCGCCCGGGGAGACATCCCCGCCGAGTTGGTCTTTAGCGGCGGCCGGGTGGTCAACGTGTTCACCGGCAAGCTGGAGCGCGTGGGCGTGGCGGTGCACCGGGGCCGGGTGGTGGGCCTGGGCGCTTACTCGGGACGCCGCGAGGTCAAGCTGCATGGGGCCTACCTGGCCCCGGCCTTTATCGAGGGCCACATCCACGTGGAGTCCTCGCTGTTGGCCCCGGCCAGCCTGGCCTCGCTAATGGCCCCCCACGGCACCTGCGCCCTGGTGGGCGACCCCCACGAGATCGGCAACGTCATGGGCCTGCCCGGGGTGGAGGCCATGCTCGCGGCCAGCGCCCGTTTGCCCATGACCTTTTATTTCACCGCGCCCTCCTGCGTGCCGGCCACGGGCATGGAGGACTCCGGGGCCGATCTGGAGGCCGCCGACCTGAGCCGCTTGGCCCGCCACCCCCGGATCATCGGCCTTTCGGAGATGATGAACTTTCCCGGCGCGGCGGGCGGCGACCCCGCCGTGCTGGCCAAACTCAAGGCCTTTCGCCACAAGCCCCGCGATGGCCACGCGCCGCTGTTGAGCGGCAAGATGCTCAGCGCCTACCTGGCCTCCGGGCCGGAGAGCGAGCACGAGGCCATCTTGCTCAGTGAGGGGGCCGAAAAGCTGGCCCGGGGCATGTGGCTGATGATCCGCCAGGGCACCAGCGCTCACAACCTGGAGGCCCTGCTGCCCCTGGTGAACCAACGCACCGAGCGGCGTTGCCTGCTGGTCAGCGACGACCTGGAGGCCGACACCCTGGCCGCCGAGGGCCACCTGGACCGCCTGCTCCGCCTGGCCGTGGCCCACGGCCTGGATGCCATGACCGCCCTGCGCCTGGTGACGCTCAACCCGGCGCGGCGCTTCGGCCTGGCCCGCCGCGGGGGCATCGCGCCCGGCTGGCGGGCCGACCTGGTGGTGCTGGAGGACCTCAAGCAGTTCTCGGTGCGCCAAACCTGGTTTGGTGGCCGCCTGGTGGCCCAGGACGGCCAGTGCCTGGCCCCCTGCCGGGCCGCCTTCCCGCCGGGGGCCAAGGACACCATGCACACCGGCCCCCTGAGCGCGGCCAGCTTCCGGGTGAAGGCCACGGGCCGCCGGGCGCGGGTGATCGGGGTGAGCCCCGGCCAGATCATCACCGAGAGCCTGGTGGAGGACGCGCCTGTCGAGAACGGCCGCCTGGTGGCCGACTCGGCCCGCGACCTGGCCCGCCTGGCGGTGATCGAGCGCCACCACGCCTCCGGCCGGGTGGGCCACGGCCTGGTCAAGGGCCTGGGGCTCAAGCGCGGCGCCCTGGCCAGCACCGTGGGCCACGACTCGCACAACCTCATGGTGGCCGGGGTGGACGACCAATCCATGCTCACCGCCGCCCGCCGCCTAAAGGAGCTGGGCGGCGGCTGGTGCGTGGCCCATGGCAAGGAAATCCTGGCCGAGCTGCCCCTGCCCATCGCCGGGCTGATGAGCGACGCGCCCCTGGAGCAGTTGCTCAGCGGGCTCACCGAGCTGGAGCGCGCCGCCGCCCAGGTGTGCTCCCTGGCCTCGCCCTTCATGGCGCTCTCTTTCCTGGCCCTGCCGGTGATCCCTCATCTCAAGCTCAGCGACCGGGGGCTCATAGACGTTGACGCCTTTCAGCCGGTGGAGCTGTTCGTGGACTGA
- a CDS encoding AAA family ATPase has protein sequence MSQSQTDPQVLSALARPDFYPHPAAGVEHIQTHISHVFLAGEFAYKLKKPVDLGFLDFTSLEARKAMCERELLLNRRLAPTVYLEVLAVAQGPEGLALMPLDAGGQAREYVLKMRRLDQARMMDRLLEQGEVSPEQVRALARLLADFYAEAGRGPEVDFAGKPEQVRLNVEENFRQTEAYQGISVAPARWEAIRGYSLGFLRQGWSLFQERVAGGHIVDGHGDLHSGNINLPLEGPPVVFDCIEFNQRFRHQDAACDLAFLAMDLDHHQRPELRAALIEEYLAASGDRGLEEVLNFYLCYRAVVRAKVFGFMHDDPGVELAERFRDLARARAYFRQAAQYAGGESPYFLVCLLGKMGTGKSWLARRLAEATGWARLSSDVVRKQRAGMNPRQKSSDAWGQGLYGPTATEDTYEAMYRRAASRLAMGDSVIVDASFREDARRRRFLELAREQGAAPLFVEVYASEEVVRARLARREAKGISPSDGRRELMAAQAASWEDASPEVAEHLLLVDGGEEGEVKLAQVRERLAGLGYQSEEEQSA, from the coding sequence ATGAGCCAGAGCCAAACCGATCCCCAGGTGCTTTCCGCCCTGGCCCGGCCGGATTTCTATCCCCACCCGGCCGCCGGGGTGGAGCACATCCAGACCCACATCAGCCACGTCTTTTTGGCGGGCGAGTTCGCCTACAAGCTCAAGAAACCGGTGGACCTGGGCTTTTTGGACTTCACCAGCCTGGAGGCCCGCAAGGCCATGTGCGAGCGCGAGCTTCTGCTCAACCGCCGCCTGGCCCCCACGGTGTATTTGGAGGTCCTGGCCGTGGCCCAGGGGCCGGAAGGCCTGGCGCTCATGCCCCTGGACGCGGGAGGTCAGGCGCGGGAGTACGTGCTGAAGATGCGCCGCCTGGACCAGGCGCGCATGATGGACCGCCTCCTGGAGCAAGGCGAGGTGAGCCCGGAGCAGGTGCGCGCCCTGGCCCGCCTGCTGGCCGATTTTTACGCCGAGGCCGGGCGCGGCCCGGAGGTGGACTTTGCCGGCAAGCCCGAGCAGGTGCGCCTCAACGTGGAGGAGAACTTCCGCCAGACCGAGGCCTACCAGGGCATCAGCGTGGCCCCCGCCCGCTGGGAGGCCATCCGCGGCTACAGCCTGGGCTTTTTGCGCCAAGGCTGGAGCCTGTTTCAGGAGCGGGTGGCCGGCGGCCACATCGTGGACGGCCACGGCGATCTGCACTCGGGCAACATCAACCTGCCCTTGGAAGGCCCGCCGGTGGTCTTCGACTGCATCGAGTTCAACCAGCGCTTCCGCCACCAGGACGCGGCCTGCGACCTGGCCTTTCTGGCCATGGACCTGGACCACCACCAGCGCCCGGAGCTGCGCGCCGCGCTCATTGAAGAGTATCTGGCGGCCAGCGGAGACCGGGGCCTGGAGGAGGTGCTCAATTTCTACCTCTGCTACCGCGCGGTGGTGCGGGCCAAGGTCTTTGGCTTCATGCACGACGACCCCGGGGTGGAGCTGGCCGAGCGCTTCCGCGATCTGGCCCGGGCGCGGGCCTATTTCCGCCAGGCCGCGCAATACGCCGGAGGCGAGTCGCCTTATTTCCTGGTGTGCCTCCTGGGCAAGATGGGCACCGGCAAGAGTTGGCTGGCCCGCCGCCTGGCCGAGGCCACCGGCTGGGCCCGGCTGAGCAGCGACGTGGTGCGCAAGCAGCGGGCGGGCATGAACCCCCGGCAAAAGAGCAGCGACGCCTGGGGCCAGGGACTCTACGGCCCCACGGCCACGGAGGACACCTACGAGGCCATGTACCGCCGGGCCGCCTCGCGCCTGGCCATGGGCGACAGCGTCATCGTGGACGCCTCCTTCCGCGAGGACGCCCGGCGGCGGCGTTTTCTGGAGCTGGCCCGGGAGCAAGGGGCCGCGCCTCTTTTCGTGGAGGTGTATGCTTCCGAGGAGGTGGTGCGCGCCCGCCTGGCCCGGCGGGAAGCCAAGGGAATCTCGCCCAGCGACGGCCGCCGCGAGCTGATGGCCGCCCAGGCCGCCAGCTGGGAGGACGCCTCGCCCGAGGTGGCTGAGCACCTGCTCTTGGTGGACGGCGGCGAAGAGGGGGAGGTCAAGCTGGCCCAGGTGCGGGAGCGTCTGGCCGGGCTGGGCTACCAGAGCGAGGAGGAGCAAAGCGCATGA